The sequence TTTTTTTTATCCCCTTCCAACCATTCTGTTAGGACTTTAATACTTTGAATTTATTAAGCTTACTAATCCCCCAATAACTTCTTATCATTACCTTTCCATGGAATTCACCTCTTCTTCTTTGCAAATCACTCCCATTGAAGACCCATCCATATCACAAGAGTTTTATTTCGGTAATTGCTTCTCCATCATCTTCAATTGCACCAAAAAATTGATCGAAATTATTGAACGCTCAAACCCAACTCCTGCGGTTCACTTTTCTTCTACTACAACTACAGCCACTGAAGCAATCTTGGTTCCTTGTACTCCACTCACAAACCTCAGCAGAGAAGACACAATCTTGTTGCATGAAATCTTTTCTTCACTACCTGTGTCACCTGAGGTATTGGACCAAATTTTACCTGACATAGGCGAAACTGCAAGAAGGATTTTAAGCAATGAAACGTGTGACTCCAACACGCGGGAGATGGTTGTGAACCTTCATGTTACCTCCTACATTGTTGTTCAAGATTCTGATATCTATAATGATGATCTCTGTCAAAACTTTTTTGAACGACTACAATTCGTGAATCTGTTGGAGAGATCGAAAACTGATGAGCAAGATGATGATGCTGAATGCGCCATTTGCTTGGAGAAGTTTGACCATGGTAATGAAGATTCAAGCGTAGAAATTGTTCGTACAAATTGCTCGCATGTTTTTCATGATCGCTGCTTGCTCCGCTGGCTCCGACGCTGTGCCAACTGTCAATCGCCATATTCTTGCCCATTGTGCCGCAGCATCATATTTCCAACTTCACAGATAGATGATGAATAGGTTCATCTTCATAGGATAAATCTCCAACCTTAAAAGTATAATTCTAATAGTTGTTTTGTTAAATCAGACTGTGTAAATTAACTTTTGTGATTTTAatctttattaattaattaattattggtcataccaaaaaaaaattttattattgtaatttgaaaaaaaattctttgcctttttttttttttttcactcgaAAGTTACCAATCAATTTGTTTTAGTACATCTCCAATATCTGAGCTAATGCatcaagctatggtcactttttAAATGATTATGCACGTCCAACCATGCAAAAATCAATAATATTTACTAACAAAAAACAGCAATAACACATTGTTCTCTTAATATATTATCAATATAAATGAttgaagtcaccaaaaaaaaaaaaaaaaaaaatataaatgattGATCAAATCTTTTTAACAATTTAAGATAtatgaaaaatatacaaaatctaTGTATCAAATTTGAACTAAATTTGAAATCAGTTATAATTGAGATAAAGATTTGATTCACTAATAAAAGATTATTTTTTCttaaactattaaaaaaaatcagCACGCTATAAAAACTACATAGCAATAGAATAAACCGAACCAATTATTCTATTACCTTTCCATGGAATTCACCTCTTCTTCTTTGCAAATCACTCCCATTGAAGACCCAGCCATACCACAAGAGTTTTATTTTGGTGATTGCTTCTCCATCATCTTCTATTGCACCAAAAAATTAATCCAAATTATCCAACGCTCAAACCCAACTCCGAGCTTCACTTTTATAATTAAAAGCAATATAATTGTTTTCATCCAAACAGCATCATCTTTCTTTAAATCATCTGTTTTCTTTCCATTGTCATTGTCATCATGAATTTTTGCTATAGACAAACCCTTCGGTAACTTTAAACTCAAGTTAAAAGATGGCTTTTTAAAAATTGCATTTTTCATGTGAAATGGTTTTGattctttaatttctaattttGTGGGCGGAAGAGGTAATTCCTTCTCCAACAAATTATTATCCTTCTTGTTTGTTTTCACTATGAAGTTTGACATTTGAGGCCGATCCGGCGACACCACGCCCGACACGACTTCCGGGGTTTGATCCAGAGAAGTTGCATTCATCAAAAGACTTGTGCCAGTTGGATTCTGAGATTCCTTGGatgcttttttttcttctaaatctAACACTACATAGAGTTGTGATTATAGCCATGGTTGCAATCAAACCtaaaaagtaaaaggaaaaatatGCAAATGGTTTTGTCAATGAAATGGGACCCTTCTTCCCATcacctaaaataaaaaataaaaaaaaaatggaagggGGTCTATGCAATTTTAATACCACTATCACTATAATGTGTTTTTCTCAAGGCTCTGAAAACCGGATCAGTCATCAAATCGTTTTAGTTACTGGTTCATTTGTTTACTGGTCTAATCGGTCTAACCGTAATTCAACCGAAAAACCGttctataataaaataataaataaattataaataaacattctaaatatctttcaaatttaaaaccCTACGTAAAATATCACCAACTAAATgtaattaatcatcaaaatatgcAATAACTTGCTGCAAATTTGTTgacaattaacataattataCTTCCATTAAAAATAGCTGGATTGAATTACAATGCACAAGTTAAAGATAGAGAATATTGTCTTAATGTGGCTAAgtcaaaaagtaaaacaaaaaatgaTAGTGTTACATAATAAACACACAACAGAGCCCGAAACAAACACACAACACGAGACTGAAACAAAAACACAACAAAGCCTAAAACAAAAAGAATCCAACACGGAGGAGGGGTAGCAAGTCGGCGGAGATCAAAAACAGGGACAGTGCAACCAaacaatgaaaacagaattttGTTTATATAACAAAACAACCAAAACATGAATCATAAAATCACTAATTGCAAATTTTTTTTCATAAGAACAGAACAATgaaaacatgaagcatataataaatcaaaagatcACCAACTGCAAATCTTTTAATAAGAACAGAAGTTAGAacagtgaaaaatgaagaaagattagtagttttcaacccaattttaacaaagctcatcacaatgattaacaacaacaaaaaaagcaATGAAGGAATAGTGAATCAATAACATAGGCAGTGCAAATTCAAGaaactttaataaaatttaactacAGAAACGACAGTAAAGCAGTAATagagttatcaatttaaaatttatcatcaaatacatTCAGTGAGCAAAACCAATCAACCAAGTACTGACTGGGCATtcggaaaaataaaaagaacatttaaATCACAGcaaaaacacaacaacaataggaacatttaaaacaaagcaacccaaaaaaaaaatctaaaaatcacCATTGCTGAAAACAATGATTTGATCCGTGTATGCTCAAAGAATTAAAAGCTAAGCTTACAGGAAAGTGAAGAATACCAAAACCAAAGAACCTTCAATCACAGCTTAAATcaagaacagaaaatcacaacagaaacaaaaaaattaattaaaagtaacagaagaacaacagaacaacacaagaacaattagcaaattaacaaATTCACAATAACAGTTAAAATTTACCAGAAGAACACTACTACATGTGGAATCATCATGCTAATATGTTTTCTGCAAAGATGCTATTTGTGCAGCTAAAATTTTCTAATTACTAAgatccaattattctaatttcacatgcaatcaacttactaagtttctaaaagctagaaattataaaaccaaccagaaatatggtcaaagcatttcatcaaacatgttgactgcggtaaaattaaaacaaaataaagagaacataactattgtaactttaattcagtctatgaaataatccaaaccactaccaaatcaaatagttacttattgtaatagaaatcAGAAGTTCGACGGCTAGGAGGAGCGCGCGGGTTGGTCGCAGTGTTTGAAGCAgagcaacgtggcttccagacgaacACGAATGCGAACTCGAACGGTGAACGGCGAGTGAACGCGAACAGTGAACGCCGAGCGAACGTGAACGGCGAAGAACGCGAACGAAGACGACAGCTGAACAAAGACGCGAACGTGAACGGCAAACAAACGGCGACGGAAGCGcggctgagcagacaaagacgacggacgccgagctcgaggaagcagCCGCAATCGGTGACAGCGAACAGGGGTTGAAGACTTGGATCACGAGGGAAGCTAGACAGACGGACGGATGGCGAACTTTGAGTGCGACGGACGCGGCAGTATGCCACTCCTTGCGGCGGTGGTGTAGGCTTACAGTGCTAGGGTTTGTTGGCTGGGGTTGTGTGATTTGATTTCTTtctgaatgaaagaaagaaagggggaaagggagaaagaaacggAGGAGTTTCCGTTTTTGTGTAAACCCGGCGGGTTTCGGTTCAACGATTTTTACCGGTTTTCTAAACGACGGTTTTACATATCTGACCGAATCGTTAATATTGCCGATTTGCAGTTGAATTGGCTGACCGACCGATCAGTCTGGTTTTTAGAACATtggtttttcactttttctttttcctatgcATGTGTTAATATTCTTGTGGTTACAATTTTTGTTCCTATGACAATGCTCTAGGAGAGAAGAGTGCCTGGGAAATcctatgaaaaaaaaatgaattttggTGAAATAATTAAGTGCCTAATCTTTTCCCCCTAAGGTTTCTTGAACAAAAAATTACCCGAATTTTGTTGCTTGAATTTATGAGTTAATGTAGTGCCGATTactaaaattagaaaaaatcCTTATGATTTGATGTAATTTATTACATATTTAAAAACTATTCTAAATTtatttgttcaacaattttagaaataaaactAATTTTCATTTTGAATTAAAACCATTATGCAACTCATGTTAGTTAGTACAACGATTGTATTACTTTTGGTAAGGAGTTCAAAATTCagttactttaaaaaaaaagtacaacAATGCTACATAAATATAATTGACcacaatataatataaaatataactaCACATCTAAATCTTTTTATAATATACACTAAATAATTTACTAGTAGGATTCACCAtcgaattaataaaatttaatttacacTAAATAAATGTAATTTatccaaaaataaatcaaatttaaataaagTTTTAATTTAGTTATCTTGTCTTTAGtatttaatacataattatagtaattatcttatctttagaagatttgaattaaattatcttatcttatcttttagttagtttgttagaaTCCTATTTAAACACTTTTGGTAAGACAATTTATTTCTCATTTTTCATCCTTCTTATCTAAGTTGTTAAGGACAAGTTCTTTAAAGGTCTAGTAGAAAATCCTCCAATAACTTGTTATAATACCTTTCCATGGAATTCCCCTCTTCTTCTTTGCAAATTACTCCCATTGAAGAAGAGTTTTATTTCGGTGATTGCTTCTCCATCATCTTCAATTGCACCAAAAAATTGATCCAAATTATTAAAAGCTCAAACCCAACTGCTGAGGTTCACTCTTCTTGTACTACAAGTACAACCACGGAAGCAATCTTGGTTCCTTCAGACATCCTATGTAGTGGTACTCCACTCACAGACCTCAGCAGAGAATACACAATCTTGTTACATGAAATCTTTACTTCACTAGGTGTGTCTCCTGAGGTATTAGACCAAATTTTACCTGACATACGCGAAACTGCAAGAAGGTGTGACTCCAACACGCGGAAGATTGTTGTGAACCTTCATTTTACCTCGTACAATGTTGTTCAAGATTTTGATGAGCAAAATGATGATGCTGAATGCGCCATTTGCTTGGAGAAGTTTGACCATGGTAATGAAGATTCAAGCGTAGAAATTGTTCGTACAAATTGCTGGCATGTTTTTCATGATCGCTGCTTGCTCCGCTGGCTCCGACGCTGTGCCAACTGTCAATCGCCATATTCTTGCCCATTGTGCCGCAGCATCATATTTCAAACTTCAGAGATAGATGATGAATAGGTTCATCTTCACCATGCTATATTCCACTTAATTACCAGGCTTACCACTACAACTTCAAGGaaccttccttttttttttgtgttccGTAGGgttctttaatttgttttaattatgTCGCATTATTATCCTAATTGTTTAAAAAAATGTGAATAAATAGTATTTTAAAAGTATAATTCTAATAGTTGTTTTGTTAAATCAGTCTCTGTAAATTAACTTTACACAAACAATAAGAATTGGTTAATTTATCATGTTATTCTGAATTTTATTAAACTTGAGTGTTTTTGAAGATAATTATCAATCGCCTTCTTGTCTTTTTGcaccttttttttccttttctaatATGACAATCCTTAATCAAAACAAGAATGTTAACTCAATTGCTCTTACTAATGGAAACAAGAAGAATAAACTAACCAAAGATTtgtacattaaaaaaaaataacatccaAAATCTATATTGTTTCTCCAGATTTATTGCAACTCAAAATCATTAACCtgggcatatatatatataaagttatAAATTATTCTTACACGTTAAAAGCTAACCAAGCTTTAAATAGTTTCTGGGCATGTTGCTATTGTTTAAATGCAAGTATTACTACTTCACCAGTGCAcacaaataattatattatatcatTATTGTTGTGCATTACAAATTCATTTTcaagcaaaaataaaacaaattctgtgttgtatcaaaaataaaataaaatgtgttATGTCATTGTCACCAGCACTCTAATATACAATCCTTAAAAGTACATTAATAGTTTTTACAAGGTGGTGTCTaaatcaatccaaaatatttGAAACCAGAAGGAATGATCCTAAAAACATTCATGCCTTCTGATGAAAGCAACACTGTTAGATCATTATACAGTATACAACCCTTAACCCTAAGTTCGCCAATTCGCCAAATCGATGAAATAACATTCATTCTTTTCCGGCTAACGTTGACTCAAGCTTTTTCTTTGGAAGCCGATGGTAGCAGATGATTTAACGTCGTGGCTGGTATCACGGCGCTTGGATTCGGTTCCCCTATACGCAAAGAACTTGGTCTTCTAGCGCCGTAACTCTTATCAGCATTGCTTCTTTTCGTGCGTCCTGAAGAACACGAGAGGAATTTCACTAGCCGCGTCGAACCAACGAGTAAAATTACACCCGTGATTATAAGTAGCCTGCAACATAACATAATGTTTATCATGTATGAAGTATCAACTTATTTTCAAGCAACTGTGCGACAAGCTTGCGAAACAAGAATTGCTAGACTAGTTCCTAGCATAATAATGATACTGATCTAGGTCTTTGATCCCAATTCTCCTAATAGCAACAAAAATTCGATAAAAGCCGAAAAATGTTTCAAACGGAAAACTAAATGTCAGGTAGAAATTTTTATTGATCAGATCAATATGAAAAAGAGTAATAAGTTTGGATTCTTGGATGGACACTATTCCATCTAAAAATGATAACCACCAAAATTTTTATACTAATATTATGTGTAATGGTGTGAAAAATTTTTATACGAAGATTATGTAAGTAATtggaattaacaaataaaagcaaaaaaTCTTATATTACCATCCAAAAAGAAGTGCCAAGAGAGCTTTCGGGGCAGAAGGCAGTCTTTCACCCAATGCAAGCATTCCAGCTAGTACACCGCTCACAATTGATGCCACGGCTGCACATGTAGAAACCACAATAGCCTACCGTGCTTTAGTCCCCGTGTCTGCATAGCACAGAAGAGAACGAATTTTTATTAGAGGTAATCAAAACCGGAATCGGCAGCATAGAACTTGAATTAAAGTTCACACAGAATTAGATCATAGAAAATAGGCCTTCATAATACCTGGTAGTAAAACCCTGTTCAACTACAACACACACTGAATATAATCAAGTTGGTGAAATTGCATCCAAACAGCATCATCTTTCTTTAAATCATCTGTTTTCTTTCCATTGTCATTGTCATCATGATTTTTTGCTATAGACAAACTCTTCGGTAACTTCAAACTCACGTTAAAAGATAGCTTTTTTGAAATTGCATTTTTCATGTGAAATGATTTTGACTCTTTAATTTCTAATTTTGTGGGCGGAAGAGGTAATTCCTTCTCCAACAAATTATTATGCTTATTGTTTTTTTTACTATGAAGTTTGACATTTGAGGCCAATCCGGCGACACCACACCCGACACGACTTCCGGGGTTTGATCCGGAGAAGTTGCATTCATCAAAAGACTTGTGCCAGTTGGATTCTGAGATTCCTTGGatgcttttttttcttctaaat is a genomic window of Arachis ipaensis cultivar K30076 chromosome B06, Araip1.1, whole genome shotgun sequence containing:
- the LOC107647704 gene encoding uncharacterized protein LOC107647704, with the translated sequence MEFTSSSLQITPIEDPSISQEFYFGNCFSIIFNCTKKLIEIIERSNPTPAVHFSSTTTTATEAILVPCTPLTNLSREDTILLHEIFSSLPVSPEVLDQILPDIGETARRILSNETCDSNTREMVVNLHVTSYIVVQDSDIYNDDLCQNFFERLQFVNLLERSKTDEQDDDAECAICLEKFDHGNEDSSVEIVRTNCSHVFHDRCLLRWLRRCANCQSPYSCPLCRSIIFPTSQIDDE
- the LOC107647705 gene encoding E3 ubiquitin-protein ligase RING1-like, encoding MEFPSSSLQITPIEEEFYFGDCFSIIFNCTKKLIQIIKSSNPTAEVHSSCTTSTTTEAILVPSDILCSGTPLTDLSREYTILLHEIFTSLGVSPEVLDQILPDIRETARRCDSNTRKIVVNLHFTSYNVVQDFDEQNDDAECAICLEKFDHGNEDSSVEIVRTNCWHVFHDRCLLRWLRRCANCQSPYSCPLCRSIIFQTSEIDDE